CAAGCCTTTACCCATATACCAACCAACCATGGTGAGTACCGAACTTGTTGACAGCACTCTACAGTACAAAAAAAAATATCATAAAATCGCCGATTTTTCACTTACCAACCAAAACGGAAAAACCATTACCCAAGACGATTACAAAAACAAGATTTATGTGGCCGATTTCTTTTTTACTACCTGCCCAACCATTTGCCCGATTATGACCGACCATATGGCAGATATTCAAAAAGAAATTTTAAATGATGATGACGTTATGTTGCTCTCCCATTCAGTAACTCCAAAAATTGACAGCGTGGCACAACTAAAACGTTATGCCATCGAAAAAGGTGTGAATGATGAAAAATGGAATTTAGTAACTGGCGATAAAAAACAAATTTACGATTTGGCCAGAAAAAGTTATTTAGCCGTAAAAGATAATCCGTTTGAAGGCCCTTACGACATGATCCATACCGAAAACTTTATGCTCATTGATAAAAAAAGGCAAATAAGAGGGTTTTACGACGGCACTGATGCTGAGGACATTGAGCGATTGCTTAATGATATTTCCATTTTGAAAGAAGAATACTAAAACTAATTATAGTATATAAAAAAAGCGCTTTTTTAAAGCGCTTTTTTTTGTGATTTAATGTTTAATTATTTGTAACGTCTTTTATTGTTCCAAACTAATGAACTTGCGCTACTGAATTGTTTTGTTTTTACACCAACTTTACTTTCTGTTGCTATACTGTTACTTGTTTTCATATTAAAAATTTTACGTTCTTTAAAAGTTAAAATGTAATTTGCCTTATTGATGTTATTTATCAATGGTTCTTTTAATTATTGTAGGCCATTACATTATGTAAATATTTACAATGCAAAGATAAGGCTCTGTAAATCAGTGTAAAAACAACATAATTGGCATAATTATATGCTATATTAACTTAAAACCCGGCAAAAACAAGTTTTATGCAGAAAATAACATAGTTATGAGTAAGCTTTATTTGGAATTGTTACGCTTTTCTTTACTTTTCCTAAAAAATAAGCCAGAACTTTTATACTTCTAAACTTTTACATTACTTTTGCTTCTTTAAAATCAATCTAAATAAGCTTGCAAGACACATTAGCACATTTAAAACGTGGCGAAATAGCGGTTATAAAAGATGTTTCGTCAATACACATTCCTTTAAAATTATTGGAAATGGGATGCTTGCCCGGTAATACCGTAGAGCTTGTTCAAGTGGCACCTTTTCAAGACCCTATGTACCTAAATATTAATGGGTCTCATTTAGCAATAAGGAAAGAAACTGCCTCTCACATCTTAATTGAAAGATTAAAAAATGGGTAAACAAATAAATGTTGCACTTATTGGCAATCCCAACACAGGAAAAACATCAGTTTTTAATGCCCTAACCGGCTTAAACCAAAAAGTAGGCAATTACCCAGGCATAACTGTTGAGAAAAAAGAAGGTATCTGCAAGTTATCGCGTGGCGTAAAAGCCCATATAATAGATTTACCCGGAACTTACAGTCTAAACGCATCTTCTTTAGATGAAAACGTAGTTATTGAATTATTACTCAATAAAAACGACAAAGATTTCCCCGATGTCGCCGTTGTAGTGAGCGATGTTGAGAACTTAAAACGAAACCTATTGCTGTTTACCCAAATTAAAGATTTGGAAATCCCCACGATTTTGGTTATCAATATGGCCGACCGCATGGCATACAAAGGCATTTCGTTAGACATTGAATACTTAGAAAAACAACTGAATACCAAAATTGCTCTTGTAAGTACGCGAAAAAAGGAAGGCATTGACCTCCTTAAATCCCTAATAGAAAACTACAAAAACGTGT
This genomic stretch from Flavobacteriaceae bacterium GSB9 harbors:
- a CDS encoding ferrous iron transport protein A; this translates as MQDTLAHLKRGEIAVIKDVSSIHIPLKLLEMGCLPGNTVELVQVAPFQDPMYLNINGSHLAIRKETASHILIERLKNG
- a CDS encoding SCO family protein, giving the protein MLSFFKEYKRFAIVFSGISIIIILLIYNTLNTYKPLPIYQPTMVSTELVDSTLQYKKKYHKIADFSLTNQNGKTITQDDYKNKIYVADFFFTTCPTICPIMTDHMADIQKEILNDDDVMLLSHSVTPKIDSVAQLKRYAIEKGVNDEKWNLVTGDKKQIYDLARKSYLAVKDNPFEGPYDMIHTENFMLIDKKRQIRGFYDGTDAEDIERLLNDISILKEEY